GATCTGGGACCCCGCCACCAAATTCCGCATCTGGTACGAGATCGAGGCGCATGCCTGCGACGCGCAGGCGGCCCTCGGCGTGATCCCGAAAGCGAATGCCGAGGCCGTGTGGAAGGCCAAGGACGTGGAGTTCGACGTCGCCCGCATCGACGAGATCGAAGCGGTCACCAAGCACGATGTCATCGCCTTCCTGACCCATCTCGCCGAGCATGTGGGCAGCGAGGAGGCACGCTTTGTGCATCAGGGCATGACCAGCTCGGACGTGCTCGACACCTGCCTGAACGTGCAGCTCGTGCGCGCAGCCGACATCCTGCTGGAGGGCGTGGACAAGCTGCTCGCCGCGCTGAAGAAACGCGCCTACGAGCACAAGGACACCGTGCGCGTGGGCCGCTCGCACGGCATCCACGCGGAGCCCACCACGATGGGGCTCACCTTCGCGCGCTTCTACGCCGAGATGGACCGCAACCGGAACCGCCTGGAAAAGGCCCGCTACGAGATCGCCACCGGCGCGATTTCCGGCGCGGTCGGCACCTTTGCCAATATCGACCCGGCGGTCGAGGAGCATGTCTGCGAAAAGCTCGGCCTGCGCCCCGAGCCGATCAGCACGCAGGTGATCCCGCGCGACCGCCACGCGATGTTCTTTGCCACGCTGGGCGTGATCGCCTCGTCGATCGAGAACGTCGCGATCGAGATCCGCCACATGCAGCGCACCGAGGTGCTGGAAGGGGCCGAGTTCTTCTCCATGGGCCAGAAGGGCTCCTCGGCGATGCCGCACAAGAAGAACCCGGTGCTGACCGAGAACCTCACCGGCCTTGCCCGGCTGGTGCGCATGACGGTGATCCCGGCGCTGGAGAACGTGGCGCTCTGGCACGAGCGCGATATCTCGCATTCCTCCGTGGAGCGCGGCATCGGCCCGGATGCGACGATCACCCTCGATTTCGCCCTGAACCGCCTAGCGGGCGTCGTCGACAAGATGATCATCTATCCGCAGAACATGCTCGACAATATGAACAAGTTCCCCGGGCTGGTGATGTCGCAGCGGGTGCTGCTGGCGCTGACACAGGCCGGCGTATCGCGCGAGGATGCCTATGCCATGGTGCAGCGCAATGCGCTCAAGGTCTGGGAAGAGCGGCTCGATTTCCGCGAACTGCTGCTGGCCGACGAAGAGGTGGTCAAGGCGCTCGGTGTCGACGGCATCAACGAGAAATTCGACATGGGCTATCACACCAAGCATGTGGACACGATCTTCAAGCGGGTCTTTGGCGAGGGCTGAGTGCTTGCCAGCCCGCAGCGCAGGTGGCGCCGGCGGGCAGGCATATTTGTGAAAGAGAAGACGCAGGGGCGTGGCGCGGAATTTGGCGCTCACGCCTCTGTGACCTTCGCGTTTTACGGGAATCTTTTTGCCGTTGCGTCAATCCATGCTAGTTTTGGCATATTCCAGCAGGAGGACGCAGAATGACGATCAAGACGCTACTGACCGCCGCCGCCCTCGCGGTTGCACCGGCCCTGGCCCTCGCCTGCCCGGCGAAACAGGAGGCGAAGATGAGCTGCTCCGACGGGATGGTCTACGATTCCGCCAGCAACAGCTGTCAGGTCGTATCGGGCTGAAAACCGCTAAGATTTGCCTGGAGGAGGTGGCCCGCAAAGGCCGCCTTTTTCGTTTTTGGTGGGGATTTCGGCCATGATTTCGGTCGGGAGTGAGGCTTCGTTAACCCGGGCGCGGTAGCTCTGGGGCACCAGAACGGAGCGGTTCCCGATGTCGAATCTGTCCCCGATTGCCACCTTGCCGGGCCCGGTTGCGCCGCGCCCGCCGCTCACACGCCGGGCCAAGGCGGCGATCATCGTGCAATTCCTGCTCAACGAGAACGCCGATGTGCCGCTCTCGTCGCTGCCCGACGATTTGCAGGCGGAGCTGACCCAGCAGCTCGGGCGCATGCGTTATGTCGACCGCGAGACGCTGAACGCGGTGATCGAGGAATTCTCCGAGGAGCTGTCCTCGGTCGGCCTGTCCTTTCCCGGCGACATAGCGGGCGCGCTTTCCGCGCTCGACGGCAAGATCAGCCACCGCACCGCCGCGCGGCTGCGCAAGGAGGCAGGCGTGCGCCAGACCGGCGATCCCTGGGAGCGGATCAACAAGCTCGACGAGGAGCGGATCGAACAGCTGGTGCTGGGCGAGGCGACGGAGGTGGCGGCGGTGATGATGTCGAAGATCGACACAGCCAAGGCCGCGCGCGTGCTGGCGCGGCTGCCCGGCGACCGGGCACGGCGGATCTCCTATGCGATCTCGATGACCGCCGGTGTCAGCCCCGAGGCAGTGGACCGGATCGGGCTGAGCCTTGCCGCACAGCTCGACGCCGAGCCGCTCAAGGCCTTCGAGAAAAAGCCCGACGAGCGGGTGGGTGCGATTCTCAACTACGCCGCCAGCGCCAAGCGCGACGAGGTGCTGGAGGGGCTGGAGGAGACGGATAGCGAGTTTGCCGAGGCGGTGCGCAAGGCGATCTTTACCTTCGCCAATATTCCCGACCGGCTGAAAAAGGCGGATGTGCCCAAGATCACCCGCGACGTGCCAGCGGATGTGCTGACCCAGGCCATCGCGGCGGCGCAGTCGGAGGTGGATCTGGCGGCGGCGGAATTCCTGCTCGAGAACATGTCGAAGCGCATGGCGGGCAGCCTGCGCGAGGATGCGGCGGGCATGAGCGTGGGCGCCAAGAAGGGCGAGGCGGCGATGAATCAGGTGGTCTCGGCGATCCGCGATCTGGTCACCACCGGCGAGATCGAGCTGCGCGATCCCGATGACGAGGAGGAGTGATCTCGCGTGTCAGGCGGGCCGTGCGGCGGGCTCTGCGCGCAAATGGCCCGCGCCCCAGGCGCTGAGCGCCACCATCGCCGCGGCCGTGCCGAGGCAGAGCGGCAGGCCTCCCAGCTGGTAGCTCGCTCCGGACAGCACTGTGCCCATCAGCCGCCCCGCCGCGTTCGCCATGTAGTAGAAGCCCACATCCATCGTCACCCGCCTGTCCTCGGTGAAGGCGAGGATCAGGTAGGAATGCAGCGCCGAGTTCACCGCGAAGATCGCGCCGAAGACCAGCAGCCCGGCCACAAGCAGGGCGGTCAGCCAGGGCGCGGGGCTGCCCGCGGCGAGGGTGAGCAGTGCCAGGGCCAGCGGCACCACGCTCAGCGCCAGCGCCCAGGTTTTGGCATCGGCGACGATGGCAGCCGCGCCGCGCGCTCTTGCGTGCAGCAGTTTCGGCGCGGCCGCTTGCACCGCACCGTAAAGGATGATCCAGACCGCCATGAAGCTGCCGATGACGAAAAACGCCATGCGGTTGCCCGCCTCGGAGCCGTCCGACAGCACCGCGTAGAAATAGATCGGGATGCCGACCACGAACCACACGTCGCG
The window above is part of the Salipiger abyssi genome. Proteins encoded here:
- a CDS encoding flagellar motor switch protein FliG, whose protein sequence is MSNLSPIATLPGPVAPRPPLTRRAKAAIIVQFLLNENADVPLSSLPDDLQAELTQQLGRMRYVDRETLNAVIEEFSEELSSVGLSFPGDIAGALSALDGKISHRTAARLRKEAGVRQTGDPWERINKLDEERIEQLVLGEATEVAAVMMSKIDTAKAARVLARLPGDRARRISYAISMTAGVSPEAVDRIGLSLAAQLDAEPLKAFEKKPDERVGAILNYAASAKRDEVLEGLEETDSEFAEAVRKAIFTFANIPDRLKKADVPKITRDVPADVLTQAIAAAQSEVDLAAAEFLLENMSKRMAGSLREDAAGMSVGAKKGEAAMNQVVSAIRDLVTTGEIELRDPDDEEE
- the purB gene encoding adenylosuccinate lyase, which produces MIPRYARPEMTAIWDPATKFRIWYEIEAHACDAQAALGVIPKANAEAVWKAKDVEFDVARIDEIEAVTKHDVIAFLTHLAEHVGSEEARFVHQGMTSSDVLDTCLNVQLVRAADILLEGVDKLLAALKKRAYEHKDTVRVGRSHGIHAEPTTMGLTFARFYAEMDRNRNRLEKARYEIATGAISGAVGTFANIDPAVEEHVCEKLGLRPEPISTQVIPRDRHAMFFATLGVIASSIENVAIEIRHMQRTEVLEGAEFFSMGQKGSSAMPHKKNPVLTENLTGLARLVRMTVIPALENVALWHERDISHSSVERGIGPDATITLDFALNRLAGVVDKMIIYPQNMLDNMNKFPGLVMSQRVLLALTQAGVSREDAYAMVQRNALKVWEERLDFRELLLADEEVVKALGVDGINEKFDMGYHTKHVDTIFKRVFGEG
- a CDS encoding adenylosuccinate lyase, translating into MTIKTLLTAAALAVAPALALACPAKQEAKMSCSDGMVYDSASNSCQVVSG